One part of the Spiribacter salinus M19-40 genome encodes these proteins:
- a CDS encoding universal stress protein, with amino-acid sequence MAVFNRILIPVDGSSGAVQALEKGIALQHLTDAELLVLCVFKHHSLREASLSMVRPDRLELPDDALKEYATDIAMSAKQYLMDHEVPKERLRAFVKGGRPASTIVQFARQRDCDLIVVGAQGTNGDANVLLGSVAQRVAGGAHCPVLVV; translated from the coding sequence ATGGCGGTATTCAACCGAATCCTGATCCCGGTGGATGGCTCCAGTGGCGCTGTCCAGGCGCTGGAGAAGGGCATCGCGCTGCAGCATCTCACTGATGCCGAATTGCTCGTCTTGTGTGTGTTCAAACACCACAGCCTGCGGGAGGCCTCGTTATCGATGGTCCGGCCCGATCGGCTGGAGCTGCCGGATGATGCCCTCAAGGAGTACGCCACCGATATCGCCATGTCGGCCAAGCAATATCTAATGGATCACGAGGTACCCAAGGAGCGATTGCGGGCGTTCGTCAAAGGGGGCCGGCCAGCCAGCACCATTGTGCAATTCGCCCGACAGCGCGACTGCGATCTGATCGTGGTGGGCGCGCAGGGCACGAATGGCGACGCCAACGTACTCCTTGGCAGCGTCGCACAACGCGTTGCGGGCGGCGCGCACTGCCCGGTCCTGGTGGTCTAG
- a CDS encoding TRAP transporter large permease, protein MGWIMFSAMVVLLLLGFPMMVPLIAGAVIGFVMMFDGLGQMDTLIQQIVAGIRPASLIAVPMFILAADIMTRGTSAERLINMVMAFIGHIKGGLAVSTAASCTLFGAVSGSTQATVVAIGSPLRPRMLKAGYKDSFTLALIINSSDIAFLIPPSIGMIVYGVISETSIGELFIAGIVPGLMILAMFSIYCVVYATLKDVPTEPRASWRERLGAVREALWPLGFPVIIVGGIYGGVFSPTEAAAVCVLYAFILEFLVFRTLKSADIWRIAKSTGLITAVVFILVGVGNGFSWIISFAQIPQAVLEAVGINEAGPTGVLIAICVAFFIACMFVDPIVVILVLTPIFMPAIEATGLDPVLVGILITLQVAIGSATPPFGCDIFTAIAIFKRPYIEVIRGTPPFVLMLVAAAALLIMFPQIALGLRDLMFN, encoded by the coding sequence ATGGGCTGGATCATGTTCTCTGCCATGGTCGTGCTGTTGCTGCTCGGCTTTCCGATGATGGTGCCGCTGATTGCCGGTGCAGTCATCGGCTTCGTGATGATGTTTGATGGTCTGGGGCAAATGGACACCCTGATCCAGCAGATCGTGGCGGGGATCCGGCCGGCATCACTGATCGCGGTGCCCATGTTCATTCTGGCTGCCGACATCATGACGCGCGGGACGTCGGCTGAGCGCCTGATCAACATGGTGATGGCCTTCATTGGCCATATTAAGGGCGGGCTCGCTGTCAGCACCGCGGCGTCTTGCACGCTATTCGGTGCGGTCTCCGGGTCGACGCAGGCCACCGTTGTCGCGATTGGCTCGCCGCTGCGACCGCGCATGCTCAAGGCCGGTTACAAAGACTCATTCACGCTCGCGCTGATCATCAATTCGAGCGACATCGCGTTCCTGATCCCTCCAAGCATCGGGATGATCGTCTACGGCGTGATTTCAGAGACCTCCATTGGCGAGCTCTTCATCGCCGGCATCGTCCCGGGACTGATGATCCTGGCGATGTTCTCGATTTACTGCGTCGTCTACGCCACGCTCAAGGACGTACCGACAGAGCCACGGGCGAGCTGGCGGGAGCGCCTTGGCGCGGTGCGCGAAGCCCTGTGGCCGCTTGGCTTCCCAGTGATCATCGTCGGCGGCATCTACGGCGGCGTGTTCAGCCCCACCGAGGCGGCAGCGGTCTGTGTGCTCTACGCGTTCATCCTCGAATTCCTCGTCTTTCGCACTCTGAAGTCCGCCGACATCTGGCGCATCGCCAAGTCCACCGGGCTCATCACAGCCGTGGTCTTCATTCTGGTGGGTGTGGGCAATGGCTTTTCGTGGATCATTTCATTCGCCCAGATCCCGCAGGCGGTGCTCGAAGCGGTGGGCATTAACGAGGCCGGACCGACGGGGGTGCTGATCGCCATCTGCGTGGCGTTCTTCATTGCCTGCATGTTCGTGGATCCGATCGTGGTCATCCTGGTCCTCACGCCGATTTTCATGCCGGCCATTGAGGCCACCGGGCTCGACCCCGTACTCGTGGGTATACTGATCACGCTGCAGGTGGCGATCGGCTCGGCGACGCCACCTTTTGGCTGCGATATCTTCACAGCCATTGCCATATTCAAGCGCCCCTACATTGAGGTGATCCGTGGCACGCCCCCGTTCGTGCTCATGTTGGTGGCCGCAGCAGCGCTGTTGATCATGTTTCCGCAAATCGCGCTCGGGCTGCGTGATCTGATGTTTAATTAG
- a CDS encoding TRAP transporter small permease produces MNEDELAEHHYQSGLPGILGTIDTLLSRLEAGILGLGVILMAVNTVANVVGRFALGSSIFFSGEINRILIIMVTFAGIGYAARHGRHIRMSAIYDAFPVAGRKAIMITIALITAAAMFFLLYFSITYIISLYDRGRVLPALGLPIWWIYLWVPIGFTITGIQFLLTAVKNLREKDVYLSTAMVDGYSDTETEV; encoded by the coding sequence ATGAACGAAGACGAACTGGCCGAGCACCATTACCAGTCAGGGCTGCCGGGCATCCTGGGCACCATCGACACGCTGCTCAGCCGCCTGGAGGCGGGCATCCTCGGCCTGGGCGTGATCCTGATGGCCGTGAATACAGTGGCCAACGTCGTCGGCCGTTTTGCCCTTGGCTCAAGCATTTTCTTCTCAGGCGAGATCAACCGGATACTGATTATCATGGTGACCTTTGCCGGGATCGGTTACGCCGCCCGTCACGGCCGCCACATCCGCATGTCCGCGATTTATGACGCGTTTCCCGTCGCCGGACGCAAAGCCATCATGATCACGATTGCGCTGATCACAGCGGCAGCCATGTTCTTCCTGCTCTATTTCTCGATCACCTACATCATCAGTCTGTATGACCGGGGCCGTGTCCTGCCGGCGCTTGGTCTGCCCATCTGGTGGATTTACCTCTGGGTCCCGATCGGCTTTACGATCACCGGCATCCAGTTCTTGCTCACGGCGGTGAAAAACCTCCGCGAAAAAGACGTCTATCTATCCACCGCAATGGTGGATGGCTACAGCGACACGGAAACGGAGGTGTAA
- the dctP gene encoding TRAP transporter substrate-binding protein DctP has product MKSSRIFTRTALGALALSLSATAFSADWRYAHEEYEGDVQDVYAYAFKEHIEENSDHTLEVYRFGELGESDDIMEQAQNGIIEFVNQSPGFSGAWLPAAQIFFVPYLLPTDEETVLEFFDESTAINEMFPELYAEHGLELLKMYPEGEMVVTADEPVTSPEGFDNKKIRVMTNPLLSETYNAFGATPTPLPWGEVYGGLQTGVLDGQENPIFWIESGGLYEVSPNLIFTGHGWFTTASMANKDFFDGLSSDDQQLIRDAANVAYDHTMEHIQGLAEESLEKIQAASDEVTVTRLTEEQIDAFRERAPQVEEEYLEMTGEDGAMLLEQFKADLEAVR; this is encoded by the coding sequence ATGAAGTCATCCCGCATCTTTACCCGGACGGCGCTGGGTGCACTGGCGCTGAGCCTGTCCGCCACAGCATTCAGTGCAGACTGGCGGTATGCCCACGAGGAGTACGAGGGCGATGTGCAGGACGTGTATGCCTACGCGTTCAAAGAGCACATCGAAGAGAATTCTGACCACACCCTGGAGGTCTACCGGTTCGGTGAGCTCGGTGAGTCTGACGACATCATGGAGCAGGCACAAAACGGGATCATCGAGTTCGTGAACCAGTCACCAGGCTTCAGTGGTGCCTGGCTGCCGGCCGCGCAGATCTTCTTTGTGCCTTATCTACTGCCCACCGACGAAGAGACGGTGCTGGAGTTCTTTGACGAGAGCACGGCCATCAACGAGATGTTCCCGGAGCTCTACGCTGAGCACGGCCTCGAGCTGTTGAAGATGTATCCCGAGGGCGAGATGGTGGTGACGGCCGACGAGCCGGTGACCAGCCCGGAGGGCTTCGACAACAAAAAGATCCGGGTGATGACCAACCCGCTGCTGTCAGAGACCTACAACGCCTTCGGTGCCACGCCGACACCGCTCCCTTGGGGTGAGGTCTATGGTGGCCTGCAGACTGGCGTGCTTGATGGTCAGGAAAACCCGATCTTCTGGATCGAGTCCGGCGGCCTGTACGAGGTCTCCCCGAACCTGATCTTCACAGGACACGGCTGGTTTACGACCGCGTCCATGGCCAACAAGGACTTCTTCGATGGCCTGTCATCCGACGATCAGCAGCTGATCCGGGATGCAGCCAATGTTGCCTACGACCACACCATGGAGCATATTCAGGGTTTGGCGGAAGAGTCGCTCGAGAAAATCCAGGCCGCGTCTGACGAGGTCACGGTAACCCGCCTTACCGAGGAGCAGATCGACGCCTTCCGTGAGCGTGCCCCACAGGTCGAGGAAGAGTACCTGGAGATGACCGGCGAGGACGGCGCCATGCTCCTGGAGCAGTTCAAGGCGGATCTCGAAGCGGTTCGGTAG
- a CDS encoding pilin: MRNHQSGFTLIELMIVVAIVGILASVAVPAYSDYTVRAKVSEAVAAVAPVKASVADYYYGNGELPGTAEEAGLDTGGDPAGSNYSTAVIDTIVMDANAGAGSIKVTINETVSDEITAGDSIIFTPTETTAGQLEWDCTGSTLPARFAPASCRG, encoded by the coding sequence ATGCGCAACCACCAAAGTGGTTTTACCCTGATTGAGTTAATGATTGTTGTGGCCATCGTCGGCATCCTCGCCAGCGTTGCCGTACCCGCTTATTCCGATTACACGGTCCGAGCCAAGGTCTCCGAGGCCGTCGCCGCGGTCGCCCCCGTCAAGGCATCAGTCGCGGATTATTACTATGGGAATGGGGAGTTGCCAGGCACTGCTGAGGAGGCCGGCCTTGACACCGGGGGCGACCCGGCTGGCAGCAATTACTCTACGGCTGTGATCGATACGATTGTGATGGATGCGAATGCCGGAGCAGGCTCCATCAAAGTGACCATCAACGAAACAGTGAGTGACGAAATTACTGCTGGAGACAGCATCATCTTCACGCCCACTGAAACAACAGCAGGGCAACTAGAATGGGACTGCACAGGTAGCACCCTCCCCGCCCGCTTCGCACCGGCGAGCTGCCGCGGTTAG
- the sucC gene encoding ADP-forming succinate--CoA ligase subunit beta translates to MNLHEFQAKHIFSQYGIPIPKGFVARSAAEARSAAEQLGGPVWVVKAQVHAGGRGKAGGVKIAKSLDEVVEYTEALLGTRLVTHQTDEHGMPINSVMIEEGLDIAREIYLGALVDRASKRVVFMGSAAGGMDIEEVAATEPEKIITVRVNPVAGLQAYQCRQMGFALGLTPAQIKQLTQVMKGLYRCFEDRDLGLVEINPLIVTGDDELLALDAKINVDDNAIEINRQAEIADMRDVSQEDDTEVQAAEHGLNYITLDGNIGCMVNGAGLAMATMDVIKLHGGEPANFLDVGGGTNKERVTEAFKIISASPDVQGILVNIFGGIVRCDMIAEGVIAAVKDVGVNVPVVVRLEGTNVEQGKQLLAESGLDIIPADNLTDGAEKVVGAVGA, encoded by the coding sequence ATGAACCTGCACGAGTTTCAGGCGAAGCACATCTTCAGCCAGTACGGTATTCCTATTCCCAAGGGTTTCGTGGCCCGTTCCGCAGCGGAAGCACGCTCTGCGGCCGAACAGCTGGGCGGCCCGGTCTGGGTGGTTAAAGCCCAGGTCCACGCGGGCGGCCGCGGCAAGGCCGGGGGCGTCAAGATCGCCAAGAGTCTGGACGAGGTCGTGGAGTACACCGAGGCCTTGCTCGGTACCCGGCTGGTTACTCATCAGACTGACGAGCACGGCATGCCCATCAACTCGGTGATGATTGAGGAAGGCCTCGACATTGCTCGGGAGATTTACCTGGGCGCCCTCGTGGACCGCGCCAGTAAGCGCGTTGTGTTCATGGGCTCGGCTGCCGGCGGCATGGACATCGAAGAGGTGGCGGCCACCGAGCCCGAGAAGATCATCACCGTGCGGGTGAACCCTGTCGCGGGTCTGCAGGCCTACCAGTGCCGGCAGATGGGCTTTGCCCTGGGGCTGACGCCCGCACAGATCAAGCAGCTCACCCAGGTCATGAAGGGTCTGTATCGCTGCTTCGAAGACCGCGATCTGGGCCTGGTCGAGATCAATCCGCTGATCGTGACGGGTGATGACGAGCTCCTCGCCCTTGATGCCAAGATCAACGTTGACGACAACGCCATCGAGATCAACCGCCAGGCCGAGATCGCCGACATGCGCGATGTCAGCCAGGAGGATGACACCGAGGTGCAAGCCGCGGAGCACGGCCTTAACTACATCACCCTCGATGGCAACATCGGCTGCATGGTCAACGGCGCTGGTCTGGCCATGGCCACGATGGATGTCATCAAGCTTCATGGCGGCGAGCCGGCCAACTTCCTGGATGTCGGTGGCGGCACCAACAAGGAGCGGGTGACCGAGGCGTTCAAGATCATCTCGGCAAGCCCCGATGTGCAGGGCATTCTCGTTAACATCTTTGGCGGTATCGTTCGCTGCGACATGATCGCCGAGGGCGTCATTGCGGCCGTGAAGGATGTGGGCGTGAATGTGCCCGTTGTGGTGCGGCTCGAGGGCACCAATGTGGAACAGGGCAAGCAACTACTCGCCGAGAGCGGTCTCGATATCATCCCAGCCGATAATCTGACCGACGGCGCTGAAAAAGTCGTGGGCGCGGTCGGCGCCTGA
- the sucD gene encoding succinate--CoA ligase subunit alpha, with the protein MSILVDKHTKVIVQGFTGKQGTFHAEQCIGYGTNIVGGTTPGRGGETHLDRPVFDTVRDAVGDTGADASMIYVPAAFAADAILEAAEAGIKVIACITEGIPVLDMLKVKAALDFYDATLIGPNCPGIITPGECKIGIMPGHIHKPGSIGIVSRSGTLTYEAVKQTTDIGMGQSTCVGIGGDPIQGMSFIDVIERFEADRQTKGIVMVGEIGGTAEEEAAEYIQAHVRKPVVAYIAGVTAPPGKRMGHAGAIISGGKGTAADKFGALEKAGVATVRSPAEIGQRVSDCFTG; encoded by the coding sequence ATGAGTATTCTGGTGGATAAACACACCAAGGTGATCGTCCAGGGCTTCACCGGCAAGCAGGGCACCTTTCACGCCGAGCAGTGCATCGGCTACGGCACCAACATCGTGGGTGGCACCACGCCGGGCCGGGGTGGCGAGACGCATCTCGACCGCCCGGTGTTCGACACCGTTCGCGATGCCGTGGGCGACACGGGCGCCGACGCCTCGATGATTTACGTCCCGGCGGCGTTTGCCGCTGACGCGATCCTCGAGGCCGCCGAGGCGGGCATCAAGGTCATCGCCTGCATCACGGAAGGCATTCCGGTGCTCGACATGCTCAAGGTGAAGGCCGCGCTCGACTTCTACGACGCCACGCTGATCGGCCCCAACTGCCCCGGCATCATTACCCCTGGCGAATGCAAGATCGGCATCATGCCCGGCCACATCCACAAGCCGGGCTCGATCGGTATTGTCTCGCGCTCGGGCACGCTGACGTACGAGGCGGTCAAACAGACCACGGACATCGGCATGGGTCAAAGCACCTGTGTGGGGATTGGCGGCGACCCGATTCAGGGCATGAGCTTTATCGATGTGATCGAGCGCTTCGAGGCCGACCGCCAGACCAAGGGCATCGTCATGGTGGGCGAGATCGGTGGAACGGCCGAAGAAGAGGCCGCCGAGTACATCCAGGCGCATGTGCGCAAGCCCGTGGTGGCCTATATCGCCGGTGTCACGGCCCCCCCTGGCAAGCGCATGGGCCACGCCGGTGCGATCATCAGCGGTGGTAAGGGCACAGCGGCAGACAAGTTCGGTGCGCTTGAGAAAGCCGGCGTGGCCACGGTTCGCTCCCCGGCGGAGATTGGCCAGCGCGTCAGTGATTGCTTTACTGGCTGA